In a genomic window of Desulfosporosinus sp. Sb-LF:
- a CDS encoding sensor histidine kinase, whose protein sequence is MFWGLFRNLALNISLIVTVAYLMTRTKLFRRMLLGKANMHEKLFLVLFFGFLGITGTYSGVEIKGALANSRVIGVAVGGLLGGPLVGIAAGFLAGGHRALLGGFTALACGIATIVEGGIAGYAGREFSGNLSWKRSLLIGMGIEVVQMLIILLLARPYAAAWDLVKDIGLPMIIMNGIGISIFVTVIHDSLEEEERIGAVQAQKALYIANLTLPILRLGLTKETARRVAEIIYDQTDVAAVALTDREQILAHVGKGSDHHEAGHVIQTLATHQALDLGELKLAATRVEIGCPDPNCPLFSALVVPLHFRQSIVGTLKIYRERARGISPVDWEFGAGLGMLFSTQLELATLEARAHLVSKAELKALQAQVNPHFLFNAINTVVSFCRTDPEKARHLLLQLGDFFRKNLKSGEKFVTLREECEHIRAYLAIEQARFSERLCVREEITDEALNWRLPGLTLQPLVENAIKHGIYPMSTLGEIVISAYIEENTLVVQIEDNGVGIPSEKLTRIQAGVEVSTSGLGIGLQNVAQRLQILYGKRADFVIESREGTGTQITLRIPPVATAERFEIPK, encoded by the coding sequence ATGTTCTGGGGATTATTCCGAAACTTGGCGCTCAACATTAGCTTGATCGTTACGGTCGCTTATCTGATGACTCGGACCAAGTTATTTAGGCGTATGTTACTAGGCAAGGCTAATATGCATGAAAAGCTTTTCCTGGTTTTATTTTTTGGGTTCCTTGGGATAACAGGAACTTATTCTGGGGTAGAAATTAAAGGGGCTTTGGCTAATTCTCGGGTGATCGGGGTGGCAGTCGGAGGGCTTCTCGGTGGCCCCCTAGTGGGGATCGCGGCAGGTTTCTTGGCTGGAGGGCATCGCGCACTTTTAGGAGGATTTACGGCGCTTGCCTGTGGAATTGCCACGATTGTCGAGGGAGGAATTGCCGGATACGCAGGGCGGGAATTTTCAGGAAACTTATCCTGGAAACGTTCCTTGTTAATTGGTATGGGAATTGAAGTCGTTCAAATGCTCATTATTCTATTGTTGGCTCGCCCCTATGCTGCGGCATGGGATTTGGTTAAGGATATCGGCCTACCTATGATTATTATGAATGGCATTGGGATTTCTATTTTCGTGACTGTAATTCATGATTCATTGGAAGAAGAAGAACGAATTGGCGCGGTCCAAGCGCAAAAGGCACTTTATATTGCTAATTTGACCTTACCAATTTTGCGTTTAGGTTTAACGAAGGAAACGGCACGCAGAGTGGCTGAAATTATTTATGATCAGACCGACGTAGCTGCGGTGGCCTTAACAGACCGCGAGCAAATTTTAGCTCATGTGGGAAAAGGTTCGGATCACCATGAAGCTGGTCATGTCATTCAAACGCTAGCCACTCATCAGGCCTTAGATTTAGGGGAATTAAAGCTAGCTGCAACTCGGGTCGAAATCGGTTGTCCTGATCCAAACTGTCCGTTGTTTTCAGCACTGGTTGTGCCACTTCATTTCCGACAATCGATTGTCGGAACACTTAAGATTTATAGAGAACGGGCACGGGGAATCAGTCCTGTGGATTGGGAATTTGGAGCTGGTTTGGGTATGCTTTTTTCCACTCAGTTAGAGTTAGCGACTTTGGAAGCAAGGGCTCATTTGGTGAGCAAAGCAGAACTGAAAGCACTTCAGGCCCAAGTAAATCCACATTTTCTCTTTAATGCAATTAATACTGTAGTCTCATTTTGCCGTACTGATCCGGAAAAGGCGCGCCATCTTCTTTTGCAACTGGGGGATTTCTTTCGCAAGAACCTTAAAAGCGGGGAAAAGTTTGTGACGCTACGCGAAGAGTGCGAACATATACGAGCCTATTTGGCGATCGAGCAGGCTCGTTTTTCTGAACGCCTTTGCGTTCGTGAGGAAATTACGGATGAGGCCTTAAACTGGAGATTACCGGGGCTAACCCTTCAGCCCCTTGTCGAAAATGCTATAAAGCATGGGATTTACCCCATGAGCACATTGGGGGAAATTGTTATTTCTGCCTATATCGAAGAGAACACCTTGGTAGTGCAGATTGAAGATAATGGGGTGGGAATTCCCAGCGAGAAATTGACCCGAATCCAAGCTGGCGTTGAAGTTTCGACTTCTGGGCTGGGGATTGGTCTCCAAAATGTTGCACAACGTCTCCAGATTCTCTATGGCAAGAGAGCTGATTTTGTTATTGAGAGCAGGGAGGGAACGGGAACTCAGATTACTTTAAGAATTCCTCCTGTTGCAACCGCTGAACGTTTTGAAATTCCTAAATAG
- a CDS encoding phosphopentomutase, whose product MSRRAIIIVLDSVGIGEMPDAKDYGDLGSNTLGNIAHRQGGLKLPFLQKLGLGNIDLITGVPAASNPEGSFGKMAERSLGKDTTSGHWEMAGVILERALPTFPQGFPQEFIKRYELAIGRSVIGNEVASGTEIIQRLGEEHVQTGKPIVYTSADSVFQIAAHEAVIPLAELMRLCQIAREMLKDELQVGRVIARPFLGEVGKFYRTSNRHDFALEPPYKTLLDYLKEQGLEVCAVGKIHDIYAGKGTTDFIPSKGNMESVDKTLGYMAKVKSGLIMTNLVDFDMIYGHRNDVEGYARALEEFDARLPEIYTALRPEDLLIITADHGCDPTMPGTDHTREYVPLLVYGTSLKKGINLGVRPTFADLGATVADYLEIGSIAHGNSFYADIQGGI is encoded by the coding sequence ATGTCACGGAGAGCAATTATTATCGTATTAGACAGTGTTGGAATCGGAGAAATGCCCGACGCAAAAGACTATGGAGACTTGGGTAGTAATACCTTGGGTAATATTGCCCATCGTCAGGGGGGACTTAAGCTCCCATTTCTACAAAAACTAGGCCTGGGGAATATTGACTTGATCACGGGAGTTCCAGCCGCTTCTAATCCGGAGGGTAGCTTTGGGAAAATGGCCGAGCGCTCCCTCGGGAAGGATACAACCAGTGGCCATTGGGAGATGGCTGGCGTGATTTTAGAAAGAGCGCTTCCCACGTTTCCCCAGGGTTTTCCTCAAGAGTTTATTAAACGCTATGAATTAGCTATTGGGCGCAGCGTCATAGGTAATGAGGTTGCCTCCGGTACGGAGATTATTCAGCGTCTTGGAGAAGAGCATGTACAGACAGGAAAGCCCATTGTCTACACATCAGCCGATTCAGTATTTCAAATCGCTGCTCATGAGGCGGTTATCCCTCTGGCGGAACTGATGCGTCTATGTCAAATTGCTCGCGAAATGTTGAAAGATGAGTTACAAGTAGGACGTGTGATCGCTCGTCCATTTCTCGGTGAGGTTGGAAAATTTTACCGAACATCAAATAGGCATGATTTTGCGTTAGAACCTCCCTATAAAACGTTGCTGGATTATCTGAAAGAACAGGGTCTTGAGGTCTGTGCAGTAGGTAAAATCCATGATATTTATGCGGGAAAGGGAACGACTGACTTTATACCCTCAAAGGGAAATATGGAAAGTGTCGATAAGACATTAGGCTATATGGCTAAGGTAAAATCTGGCTTAATTATGACCAACTTAGTTGATTTCGATATGATATATGGGCACCGTAATGATGTGGAAGGATATGCACGGGCTTTAGAGGAATTTGACGCACGCCTACCAGAAATTTATACTGCCCTACGCCCAGAGGATTTGTTAATCATTACGGCTGATCATGGCTGTGATCCAACCATGCCAGGAACGGATCATACCCGAGAATATGTTCCACTACTCGTTTACGGGACAAGCCTGAAAAAAGGGATTAATCTTGGGGTGAGGCCCACCTTCGCAGATTTAGGAGCAACAGTGGCTGACTATCTTGAAATTGGGTCGATTGCTCATGGAAATAGTTTTTATGCAGACATTCAAGGAGGAATATGA
- a CDS encoding LytTR family DNA-binding domain-containing protein — protein sequence MVVDDERPAREELSYLLRQIPSVEIVAEAGTGEETIKKYQECSPDVLFLDVQMPDASGVDVARELIRLGFSPTIVFATAYDQYAVDAFDINAVDYLLKPFHEDRLAETMQRVKKRLEIGTAVESQTTPEQVQNREFQAKLDQIYTSLHTAEGKTGKLKIEENGKILLIPFGDISYATIEERSVRIVTRERSYLTNYTLNELEGLLRSSCLRVHKSYLANLDQIHSIIPWFNNTYNLIMHDNSEIPVSRTYVKVFRERMGL from the coding sequence ATGGTTGTGGATGATGAACGTCCTGCACGAGAAGAATTATCTTATTTACTACGGCAAATACCCAGTGTAGAAATTGTAGCCGAAGCTGGAACGGGAGAGGAAACGATTAAGAAATACCAGGAGTGTAGCCCAGATGTTCTATTTCTCGATGTTCAAATGCCAGATGCTTCGGGAGTGGATGTCGCCCGGGAATTAATACGGCTTGGTTTCTCACCGACGATTGTCTTTGCTACGGCATATGACCAATATGCGGTGGATGCGTTTGATATTAATGCCGTTGATTATCTCTTGAAACCGTTTCATGAGGATCGGTTAGCAGAAACCATGCAGCGTGTAAAAAAACGTCTTGAGATAGGAACTGCGGTAGAGTCACAGACCACGCCAGAACAGGTTCAGAATCGAGAGTTTCAGGCTAAATTAGACCAAATCTATACGTCATTACATACGGCTGAGGGGAAAACTGGCAAACTCAAAATCGAAGAAAATGGTAAAATACTGCTCATCCCTTTTGGCGATATTTCTTATGCTACAATTGAGGAACGTTCAGTTCGGATCGTTACCCGAGAACGAAGTTATTTAACCAATTATACTCTAAATGAACTAGAGGGTTTGTTAAGGTCGTCGTGCCTTCGAGTCCATAAAAGTTATCTAGCAAATTTAGATCAAATCCATTCCATTATTCCTTGGTTTAATAATACCTACAATTTGATTATGCACGATAATAGCGAGATTCCAGTCAGCCGCACGTATGTCAAAGTATTTCGGGAACGAATGGGTTTATAA
- a CDS encoding purine-nucleoside phosphorylase, with amino-acid sequence MISEKEHSVKLAEARSYLMERVTTMPELGVILGSGLGAFADLIEEEIVIPYKEIPHFPISTVEGHAGQMVFGTVDGRKVVVMQGRFHFYEGYAMQEVTFPIRVMQVLGVKGLIVTNAAGGINAAFHPGDLILIKDHINLMGDNPLRGANLSSLGPRFPDLSDGYNLEWRQKALEIARELGIKPQEGVYAAMSGPNYETPAEIRYLRTIGADMVGMSTVPEVLVANHAGMRVLGISCVTNMAAGILPQKLSHVEVMETANRIEKQFVRFVQGLVREL; translated from the coding sequence ATGATTTCTGAAAAGGAACATAGTGTTAAATTAGCAGAGGCGCGAAGCTATCTCATGGAACGTGTCACAACCATGCCCGAACTCGGTGTTATCTTGGGCTCAGGGTTAGGCGCTTTTGCCGATCTTATCGAGGAGGAAATTGTGATACCTTACAAAGAAATTCCGCATTTTCCGATTTCGACTGTGGAGGGACATGCTGGACAAATGGTTTTCGGAACGGTTGATGGTCGCAAGGTCGTGGTAATGCAAGGGCGGTTTCATTTTTATGAAGGGTATGCCATGCAGGAGGTGACTTTTCCGATTCGGGTAATGCAAGTTTTAGGAGTGAAGGGTCTTATTGTTACGAATGCTGCGGGTGGAATAAACGCAGCATTTCATCCGGGAGACTTAATTCTTATCAAGGATCATATTAACTTGATGGGCGACAATCCGTTGCGGGGGGCAAATTTATCGAGTTTGGGTCCGCGCTTTCCGGATCTTAGTGATGGATATAATCTGGAATGGCGCCAAAAGGCGTTAGAGATTGCCAGAGAGTTAGGGATTAAACCTCAAGAAGGGGTTTATGCGGCTATGAGTGGTCCTAACTATGAAACTCCTGCAGAAATTCGTTATTTGCGTACGATTGGAGCGGATATGGTGGGCATGAGTACTGTACCAGAAGTACTTGTGGCTAACCATGCAGGAATGCGGGTTTTGGGTATTTCCTGTGTGACAAACATGGCGGCAGGTATTTTGCCTCAAAAACTCAGTCATGTGGAAGTTATGGAAACCGCGAATCGGATTGAAAAGCAATTTGTGCGTTTCGTTCAGGGGCTTGTACGAGAGCTTTAG
- a CDS encoding pyrimidine-nucleoside phosphorylase — protein sequence MRMVDLIEKKREGEPLSKREIRFIIDGYVQGTIPDYQMAAWAMAVYFRGMLPQETAELTLAMAQSGDQLDLSTLGKRFVDKHSTGGVGDKTTLLLGPMVAACGVPVAKMSGRGLGHTGGTIDKLCSVPGFRVELSREDFLAQVKKIGLSVMAQTGNLVPADKKLYALRDVTATVSSIPLIASSVMSKKIAAGAQGIVLDVKYGSGAFMKTLEEARVLAKTMVDIGKELGRQTIAVLSNMNQPLGRAVGNSIEVLEVADALQGKGPQDLIEVSLELGAWMLVAGEVVSDVEVGKERLRKSLESGTAWDKFLAFLSEQGGDAQAVANRRLRVAPWNLPILAQETGYVQPFDAHRIGILAMTLGAGRVTKESSIDLGAGVVLAKKAGEWVEAGEPILQLYGRDKGSLAEGLQLAQFLVTVGSEAPVLPPLIEEIIR from the coding sequence ATGCGTATGGTGGACTTAATCGAAAAGAAACGGGAGGGCGAACCCCTTTCTAAGAGGGAAATCCGCTTTATCATTGATGGATATGTCCAAGGAACTATTCCTGACTATCAAATGGCAGCCTGGGCTATGGCCGTTTATTTTCGTGGAATGTTGCCCCAAGAAACGGCTGAACTCACGTTGGCAATGGCGCAGAGCGGTGATCAACTTGATCTTTCTACTTTAGGAAAGCGATTTGTGGATAAACATAGTACCGGAGGGGTGGGAGATAAGACAACCTTACTCCTCGGGCCTATGGTTGCGGCTTGTGGCGTACCTGTGGCGAAAATGTCAGGTAGAGGACTTGGACATACCGGAGGAACGATTGATAAGCTCTGTTCAGTACCGGGCTTTCGGGTCGAACTTTCTCGGGAGGATTTTTTGGCACAAGTGAAGAAAATTGGATTGTCCGTCATGGCTCAGACGGGAAATCTAGTTCCTGCCGACAAAAAACTTTATGCTCTGCGGGATGTCACGGCGACTGTTAGCTCCATTCCTTTGATTGCATCGTCTGTGATGAGTAAAAAAATTGCTGCAGGAGCACAGGGAATCGTCTTGGATGTTAAGTACGGTTCAGGGGCCTTCATGAAGACCCTTGAGGAGGCCCGGGTGCTAGCAAAAACGATGGTAGATATTGGGAAGGAACTGGGGCGTCAGACGATTGCAGTCCTGAGTAATATGAATCAACCACTTGGCCGAGCGGTGGGAAATAGCATAGAGGTCCTAGAAGTGGCTGACGCGCTCCAGGGAAAAGGCCCTCAAGATTTAATCGAAGTCAGCTTGGAGTTGGGAGCTTGGATGCTTGTGGCTGGAGAGGTCGTATCTGATGTCGAGGTTGGGAAGGAACGCCTGCGTAAGAGTTTAGAAAGCGGCACGGCTTGGGACAAGTTTCTGGCCTTCTTAAGCGAGCAGGGGGGAGATGCCCAAGCGGTAGCCAACCGTCGGCTAAGGGTCGCTCCGTGGAACCTTCCGATCCTTGCTCAGGAAACCGGGTACGTGCAACCGTTTGATGCGCATAGAATTGGGATTTTGGCTATGACTCTGGGTGCAGGACGAGTTACGAAAGAAAGTTCAATTGATTTGGGGGCAGGGGTTGTTCTGGCTAAAAAAGCCGGAGAGTGGGTCGAAGCCGGAGAACCCATCTTGCAGCTTTATGGTAGGGATAAAGGATCATTAGCTGAAGGACTTCAGCTTGCACAATTCTTAGTTACTGTTGGAAGCGAAGCCCCCGTATTGCCTCCATTGATTGAGGAAATTATAAGATGA
- a CDS encoding carbon starvation protein A: protein MNALTLIIATALILILAYRFYGAFISAKVLALDSSVITPAVRLEDGQDYVPTNKWVVFGHHFAAIAGAGPLVGPVLAAQFGYLPGALWILIGAVLGGAVHDAVVLFASIRHDGKSLSDIAKDEIGPVTGFITGIAILFIITITMAGLAMVIVNALYKNSWGVFTISMTIPIAVFVGIYMHKLRPGKLGEASVIGVALILLAVVLGPVIKNSPFAYLFFYDVKTLEIILPVYGFVAAALPVWLLLAPRDYLSSYMKIGTIAALAIGIVFVHPQLQMPAITQFVHGGGPIINGKLWPFLFITIACGAVSGFHALIASGTTSKMLKDEGEIRLVGYGGMIMEAFVAMMALIAATVLAPGDYFAINTAPAVFANLGMHVKDLPILSQMVGENVAGRPGGAVSLAVGMAHIFSSIPGLKGLMAYWYQFAIMFEALFILTTIDAGTRVARYIAQDFLGLAYKPIKNSKSMVLSIVLSAIVSFAWGYLLYGGDIATIWPIFGVSNQLLATLALAIGSNMILRRTKKLSYMLTTFLPMLFMGVTSSVAGYLTIVNNYLPKHQTLPAVLAALMILLATIIVVDSIRKLWQTYSSISSGLVPNVAAK from the coding sequence ATGAATGCTTTAACTCTTATTATTGCTACAGCACTAATTCTTATCTTGGCGTACCGTTTCTATGGAGCCTTCATCTCGGCTAAAGTATTAGCCCTAGATTCAAGTGTCATTACTCCAGCCGTGCGCTTAGAGGACGGGCAAGATTATGTCCCGACGAACAAGTGGGTTGTCTTTGGACATCACTTCGCAGCGATTGCCGGGGCGGGTCCTTTGGTTGGGCCAGTTTTGGCTGCTCAGTTTGGTTATTTGCCAGGCGCACTTTGGATTCTAATCGGTGCGGTATTAGGTGGGGCAGTTCATGATGCGGTCGTACTCTTTGCCTCTATTCGTCATGATGGTAAAAGCCTTTCCGACATCGCTAAAGATGAGATCGGGCCAGTCACCGGCTTTATTACAGGGATAGCCATTCTCTTCATCATTACGATCACGATGGCGGGACTTGCTATGGTTATCGTCAATGCCCTGTATAAAAACTCTTGGGGTGTCTTTACAATTTCTATGACTATTCCAATCGCCGTTTTTGTAGGTATTTATATGCATAAACTCCGCCCAGGTAAGTTGGGAGAGGCTTCGGTCATCGGGGTTGCTTTGATTCTTCTCGCGGTGGTTTTGGGTCCGGTTATTAAGAATTCTCCCTTTGCGTATTTATTTTTCTACGATGTCAAAACGCTTGAAATTATTCTTCCGGTGTATGGTTTTGTTGCGGCAGCTCTTCCCGTCTGGTTGCTTCTGGCCCCTCGGGATTACCTCAGTTCCTATATGAAAATTGGAACCATCGCAGCATTAGCAATTGGGATTGTCTTTGTTCACCCACAACTTCAAATGCCTGCTATTACTCAATTTGTCCATGGTGGTGGTCCTATCATCAATGGGAAATTATGGCCATTCCTATTTATTACGATTGCCTGTGGCGCAGTTTCTGGATTCCATGCCCTTATTGCTTCTGGCACGACGTCTAAAATGTTGAAAGACGAAGGGGAGATTAGGCTGGTTGGGTATGGCGGAATGATCATGGAAGCCTTCGTGGCGATGATGGCTCTTATTGCCGCTACGGTATTGGCCCCAGGAGATTACTTTGCTATTAACACCGCTCCGGCTGTCTTTGCTAACTTGGGGATGCACGTTAAAGACTTACCGATCCTTTCGCAAATGGTAGGAGAAAATGTTGCCGGACGTCCCGGCGGTGCAGTTAGCTTAGCTGTGGGTATGGCCCATATTTTCTCAAGTATTCCTGGTCTGAAAGGGTTGATGGCGTACTGGTATCAATTTGCCATTATGTTTGAAGCACTCTTTATTCTGACGACAATTGATGCAGGTACTCGTGTAGCCCGTTATATTGCACAAGATTTTCTAGGTTTAGCGTACAAACCGATAAAGAATTCTAAGTCGATGGTATTGTCGATTGTGTTAAGTGCTATAGTTTCATTTGCTTGGGGATATCTTCTCTATGGCGGGGACATTGCAACCATCTGGCCAATCTTTGGAGTGTCTAACCAATTACTGGCCACCTTGGCTTTGGCAATTGGCTCCAACATGATTTTGCGCCGTACTAAGAAACTAAGTTATATGTTGACCACCTTTCTTCCGATGCTCTTCATGGGGGTTACGTCTTCAGTCGCCGGATATCTGACGATTGTAAACAACTACCTTCCGAAACATCAAACGCTTCCTGCAGTGCTCGCCGCGCTGATGATTCTCTTGGCAACAATTATTGTTGTGGATTCAATTCGGAAGCTCTGGCAGACGTATTCTTCCATCTCCAGCGGGTTGGTTCCAAATGTTGCAGCAAAGTAG
- a CDS encoding CoA-binding protein has translation MVREKKIYPFAEGLTTADTFVVLGDAEKFQKHKHAWKVWRALKEFGCVAYPVAVDLKRIDGSKVYRNLTELKDKVSVVVPCLPPEKLKSLVSDASSAGANRIWFQEQTWSQEFQQECDNAGMTVIRGCVLRHKIYPIFGMRFFNPCYWHGLRDVKVPAKQFIRF, from the coding sequence ATGGTACGTGAAAAAAAGATTTACCCTTTTGCTGAGGGTCTGACGACGGCGGACACGTTTGTAGTTTTGGGAGATGCGGAAAAATTCCAGAAGCATAAACATGCCTGGAAGGTTTGGCGGGCCCTCAAAGAATTTGGGTGTGTCGCTTATCCAGTGGCTGTGGATTTGAAGCGTATTGATGGAAGCAAGGTGTACCGAAACTTAACTGAGCTAAAGGATAAAGTGTCGGTAGTTGTACCATGCCTGCCTCCAGAGAAACTTAAGTCTCTGGTTTCTGACGCTTCATCTGCTGGAGCCAATAGAATTTGGTTTCAAGAACAGACATGGAGCCAGGAATTCCAGCAAGAATGCGATAATGCTGGAATGACGGTGATTCGCGGATGCGTGCTTCGGCATAAGATATATCCAATCTTTGGTATGCGTTTTTTCAATCCCTGTTACTGGCATGGGCTCAGAGATGTTAAGGTACCAGCCAAACAGTTTATAAGGTTTTAG